A genomic window from Osmia bicornis bicornis chromosome 4, iOsmBic2.1, whole genome shotgun sequence includes:
- the LOC114875838 gene encoding surfeit locus protein 1: MKFRISKVFSRIGNQFNVNIVQSLLNKAYSIRSLCNVTNITKPEVKPNLLLRDKINAYNSRKNSDPYTYFLLSIPIGTFMLGTWQIQRRKWKLDLIEKLSSRINHQPIELPENLQELQSMEYYPVKVKGTFLYEKEFFVGYRSLLVDGKSADYNTFFNRQTPQIGYHVITPFKLADRDLTILVNRGWIPSLYNNAVRNHENQTDNEVEIVGIVRVNEKRPPFIPDNAPEKSVWYYRDLNQMAKKANASPVYIEMINNKNSSEFPIGSQTKVELRNEHLSYIITWYSLSLFTGYMWYKQFMKRPIAFKGKRFLSYR; encoded by the exons atgaaattcagAATTAGTAAAGTTTTTTCAAGAATTGGAAACCAATTCAATGTTAATATTGTTCAGTCTTTGTTAAACAAAGCGTATTCTATTCGATCACTGTGTAATGTTACAAATATTACTAAACCAGAGGTTAAACCTAACCTTCTTTTAAGAGATAAAATCAATGCTTATAATTCAAGAAAAAATAGCGATCCTTACACATATTTCTTACTG aGTATACCAATTGGCACATTTATGCTTGGTACATGGCAAATTCAAAGACGCAAAtggaaattagatttaatagAAAAGTTGAGTAGTCGTATTAATCATCAGCCGATCGAACTACCAGAAAA cTTACAGGAATTGCAGTCAATGGAATATTATCCTGTTAAAGTAAAAGGAACATTTTTGTATGAAAAGGAATTTTTTGTGGGTTATAGAAGTTTATTAGTAGATGGAAAATCTGCAGactataatacattttttaatagaCAAACCCCCCAAATAGGATACCATGTTATTACACCCTTTAAATTGGCTGATAGAGA tttGACAATTTTGGTAAATCGTGGCTGGATTCCATCATTGTATAATAATGCAGTAAGAAATCATGAAAATCAAACAGacaatgaagtagaaattgtAGGAATTGTAAgagtaaatgaaaaaagacCACCATTTATTCCAGACAATGCTCCAGAAAAAAGTGTGTGGTATTATAG AGATTTGAATCAAATGGCTAAAAAGGCAAATGCAAGTCCTGTATATATTGAAATGATAAACAATAAGAATTCATCAGAGTTTCCGATAGGGAGTCAAACAAAAGTTGAATTAAGAAATGAACATTTGAGTTATATCATTACATGGTATTCCCTTTCTTTATTCACTGGATATATGTGGTATAAACAATTTATGAAAAGGCCAATTGCATTTAAAGGCAAACGTTTTTTATCATACCGTTGA